The genomic interval GTAAACGAATCCCTGTAGAGATGGAATTAATTCCATCTCTACAGAGATTTTTGAATTCAATAGTGAAAAGGAACACTCGCTAGAGGCAGCAGTACCAGTAACAGCCATGCCCATGTCCAGACGGGCGATCGCTGCGCCGATTCGGGTTCAGATAGCAGCGCTTCGATTCGTTCCTCCAATCGGGTCTGGGGAGCTGCACTACTAAATGCGGCACAGAAATTGTCAGAATAAAGTTCCGGAGCGCTCACCATTTGCAGCAGGGATTCTGCTAACAGTAAGCTATCGACCTGTTGAGCCGCCCAACGATCTGCCCGATGCTCTCTCAATAGCAACAGTTCTTGCCACAGGACTTCGGTCTGGGGTAGCCAAACTGTCATCCGCCGCAGCCAGCCCAGCCAGAAAAACCAGAAGGTATCTCGATAGTGGCGGTGGGCTTGTTCGTGGGTCAAGACGGCTTCCAAGTGAGCGGCATCAAACGTGTTCAAAAGCCCCTGGCTAACGACCAATTCGGGTTGCCAGAAACCAATCTGGGCAACGAAGGGAACCGTAGTAGGCAGTAACCGGGCAGGTTTAGACTGTAAATCGAACCGAGCATAGGAGCGTACCTGGTGCAAAGAATGCCAGCCGTCCGCAACCAGCTTGATTGCCAGAATGCTGGCAACTGCCAGAAAACTAACCGCCAGTAGGTAGCTGAGCCAGCCTTCCCACCAACGCACCATTTGCCCTTTTGGACCCATACAGAGTAGGGCGATCGCGGTCATTAACAACAGCAGGGGCGCAAACAGAAATTGCCCCAACGCTCGCCGCCAGCGTTTTTGCCAGGTTCCCCCCATTTGAACTGGCTGTAACCTCAATAGCAGCCGCGAGGGTGAGCGCTAACAACAGGATGACGAGATGCATTACTGTTCCTCCCTGGCTTGGCGAATGGCGCGCAGCCGTTGGGCGATCGCATCCAACTGCTCCACACTTGCCTGATCTAAACTATCGGCAAAGGCAGCTACCACGTCTGGATTGCCCACTGCCAAAAATTGATTCAACTGTTCATAGGCTCGCAGGGCTTGCGCCTGTTCCCGCGAGATCAGCGGTTTCCAAAAGTAGGTTCTGCCCTGCTTGTCACAGGTTAGCCAACCCTTTTGAGTTAACCGTTGCAACACAGTTGTGACTGAGGTGTATGCCAACTCCCGCTCCGGATCGGACAGAATGCGCTCATGCACATCTTTCACCGTTGCAGATTGCAATTCCCAAACAATATGCAGGATCTCCGTTTCCAGCGGTCCCAGAGAAAGCTGCTTGGGAC from Kovacikia minuta CCNUW1 carries:
- a CDS encoding BlaI/MecI/CopY family transcriptional regulator, translating into MAFLPNYRPKQLSLGPLETEILHIVWELQSATVKDVHERILSDPERELAYTSVTTVLQRLTQKGWLTCDKQGRTYFWKPLISREQAQALRAYEQLNQFLAVGNPDVVAAFADSLDQASVEQLDAIAQRLRAIRQAREEQ
- a CDS encoding M56 family metallopeptidase, encoding MGGTWQKRWRRALGQFLFAPLLLLMTAIALLCMGPKGQMVRWWEGWLSYLLAVSFLAVASILAIKLVADGWHSLHQVRSYARFDLQSKPARLLPTTVPFVAQIGFWQPELVVSQGLLNTFDAAHLEAVLTHEQAHRHYRDTFWFFWLGWLRRMTVWLPQTEVLWQELLLLREHRADRWAAQQVDSLLLAESLLQMVSAPELYSDNFCAAFSSAAPQTRLEERIEALLSEPESAQRSPVWTWAWLLLVLLPLASVPFHY